The genome window ATGGACAGGGCTCCAACGGTAGCGGTAGTCGCAACGGCTCTGGATCAGGAAAAGGACATCCTCCACTCGAGCGGTATGTCACATTCACTAACCTCGGCGCACAAGAAGGTGCTCTGAGCAATCTTGGCAATACCTGCTATATGAATTCAACGCTACAAGTTCTGCTACGCGGCATTCCTCAACTTGCAAATACACTTCCCATGGAGGGTGGCATAACCGAAGACGTAAGAAGACGGTTTGAGTCAGGAGAACTTAAGTTCAAAGGAAAAGAACTTAGGGATTTTCTTAAACAATTCAAGCTCCACGCTGTTATGCGTAATCTCGCACAAGCACTTCGGGAAAATAAAGACACTTCACTTGAAATAAAACTTTTTAATACATTGCTTTTCAACAATGAAGGTTGTTGGATTAGAGAATATAGCCAAGAAGATGCAGGATGTTTTTTGAACTATCTTGATAACCTTGATGAAAATTATCGCCACACCTCAAAACCCGACGTAAAGAAAACTCAACTTGAAAATGTGCTACATATAAACTTCACAGATAAAAGAACAGGCATTGGAATTTGTGACGAAAATAAAAACATAATAGCAAAATGTGAACATTCAAGTATCAGTAATGAACAAAGTATTTCGCTTCCGCTTTCGTTTCCTCCTGAAATCGAAAACGATCCAAACAAAGCGGATACCCCTGCAAAAACACTCAAGGAGCTTGTCGATTTTTACCAGACTCCTGAAGACCTAGGAGGCGCTGAATCTTGGTATTGCGAGCAATGCAAAAATTATGTCAATGCAAGAAAAAAAATAACCTTAACCAAAGTATCAGACCACGTGTTAATACAACTCAAGCGATTTGGCTTTGACAAAGAGACCAAGCATAGTACAAAAATAGAAAATCCGGTCACACAGTTGCAAAAATTGATGCTTGTAGGACATGAATATGAGCCCGTTGGGGTCGTTCAACATTCGGGCAGCCTAGGAGGCGGCCACTACACAGCCTTGATCAAAGAAGGTGACATCTGGTACCACTGTAATGATGGCTCAAAATCTGTGTGTGAAAATATTGATGAAATTCTTCAAACCGGTAGAAACGGCTCATTCACTCCATACTTTATATTATATAGAAAAAAAGGCTAAACCGTCGCGCTTAGCCCTTCAATTTTTTGGTGGAGGCGATGGGAATTGAACCCATGTCCGCAATACTCTACACATTAAGCACTCCATGCTCAGCTTCTGCGTTCTACTCTTGTCCAATGGCAGAAGCACAAACAGACAAGAGTCAGTTGAGTGATACTCACAGCCCTACACAACTAAAAAGTCTGAGGCTGTAAGTTCTATCTGGGTTTAATACGAGTAAGCAAAGCGGATAGACGCGCTCACACTTACAAGAACGTTACTAAAAACTAAGCAAATGCAGCAACTTGAGTTTGGCTTGCACCAAAACCAAGTGTATTGAAAAAGCCAGTTTTGTGGCTAGTAGCGTCAACAACATAATTGTCGTTTTCATTTATTGTTTTTGAACACTTCTTTTACGAGTTTGCATTCAAAACTCGGCATGCACTCAATGCACAGCATACTACGTCGAAGCCAGTACGCCCCCGTGAAATTCAAAGATCTTTGTGGATGATGTCACCCTGAAGCAAGTTCAGGGGCTGGATTCCGGCTCGGCGGCCGGAATGACGAAAGATCGTCCAAATCCACATTTCAAGCCTATCAAATAATTACAATAAGTCAAATTTTGACAATATCAGTTTGATAGCAGATTCCAAGCGCTAGCCTGGATCATGTT of Campylobacterota bacterium contains these proteins:
- a CDS encoding ubiquitin carboxyl-terminal hydrolase — its product is MRQILKSTFCLLLCINLAQQSRAEDSALQATTVCMSAASMLTGTAANYMQLENKESAYGIDAVTLNCMHAIAQITVDCIQAHNHYHLSKQLNQKHSTFQLMLDIIPRIAWAGQTGYELATNLSKLLADKKDLRARQALKNNDVAQNVYICLPLAVGASNIAQTIIQSDDPASLRSALMAQHTQTVLRIAQQLLKNHGSLDTQRYWFYALVSEMILLCYQLNQGDGEDEQDGQGSNGSGSRNGSGSGKGHPPLERYVTFTNLGAQEGALSNLGNTCYMNSTLQVLLRGIPQLANTLPMEGGITEDVRRRFESGELKFKGKELRDFLKQFKLHAVMRNLAQALRENKDTSLEIKLFNTLLFNNEGCWIREYSQEDAGCFLNYLDNLDENYRHTSKPDVKKTQLENVLHINFTDKRTGIGICDENKNIIAKCEHSSISNEQSISLPLSFPPEIENDPNKADTPAKTLKELVDFYQTPEDLGGAESWYCEQCKNYVNARKKITLTKVSDHVLIQLKRFGFDKETKHSTKIENPVTQLQKLMLVGHEYEPVGVVQHSGSLGGGHYTALIKEGDIWYHCNDGSKSVCENIDEILQTGRNGSFTPYFILYRKKG